From the genome of Phoenix dactylifera cultivar Barhee BC4 chromosome 17, palm_55x_up_171113_PBpolish2nd_filt_p, whole genome shotgun sequence:
AAGGTTTAATTTTACCCTAATATATCTTTTCAAGCAAATTCGTAGTCAAATCTCTTACATTATATCTTAAAGAGATTATTTTTTGTCCTCTAGTCATTTGACTATCACTAGTTTTGCCTCATCAGTTTGATCTCAAAAGTTATTTATCTTGCCTGAGCTCAAAAGTAATTCCTTTGTGATGGTTGAGGAGAATCAAAAGAACATGCTTGTTCCGGCATCAAGATAAAAACAACCAAGTTGACCACAGATAATGGCAATTCCATCATGGACatgataaaatattcaaatatggACCTGTTTTAACCAACTTGGAGGTCATTTTGGCATTTATTACAGGTTATCAACAGATAGTTATAACTCTGTACGATAATTAATTTTAACCATCAGCTTCTGCATCTCCCATATCTTCtatttcatcttcatctcccactCTCATTGGGACCAGAACTTTAGCAGCAGTTTGGTAGGAAGTCTCCCTCTCAGGTTCCTTGTCTCTTGCTACTGCCTCCTCAGTATCCGTCATCTCCTCATCAAAGCCTTCAGAGTTTTCTTCAACTTTGTAATATGCCTGTAAGTTGTAAATAAGGATATTTCAATCAATATAGGAGTCGTTCTGCAATTTCAAGAAGAGAACATAGAAGACTATGATTATCATACCACACAAGTGTGAGCAGGAGATAGGACTTTGAACGAGTTCGGCCGATTGTTGAAATTTGTTTCAGGTACCCCTGGTATGCCTTCAGGGGTAGTGAAATGGTCCACGTCATGACCAACCTGCAATGCAAAATCAGAGGTAATATATCTATAGATTACAGGTATCAGGATATGATAGATCAGGAATTGAGGAACCTTCTGGTAAAATAGAACAATGATGTTTCATGCTGACCTACGAAGCTAATGTAACTCATGCATGCTGCTTATTCACCAGTGTTGGGGGATGATAAATGAGAAATTAATTATGCAACATCTAAACACATAGTCAAGCGTCTCAACAGTACAGCTCTTACAGCAAAACTATGGAAAACTGAATCTGATCTCAGAAATGAGTATTTGGTAATTCTATGGTAAAATGGAACTCAATATTTTGTGTAAACATTAGAAATTTGATGTTGACCCATGAGTGGCGCTGCAACGTCTAAACTGGGAGATGTCGTATGAGTAGTCCAAATGTAATATGTGACATGCAATCATGCAGCTGCATCAATTTATGACATAGAAGGCACAAACTACTCTTGCAGCAAACAATGCAGACGAAATCTGAGAAATGTGCATAAACAAAAAAATTGTCAGGTATGGTAATGGCATCCTACTCTTCCACGTCCACCAAATTCAGAAGCATCACTATCCAGTGCAACTCTGTACTTTCCTGGCAAGTCACACCCAACTTTATACCTGTGTTTTGGAAAACAATTAGATATCAGGTTCAAGAAATGAAAACTTCagaaattatcttaaatagatAATAAATTACCCATCATAAGTGTTTTCAGGATGGAAATTGAACACAAAAACCAAATCTCCACGTTCAAAAACAATTACCTgcaaataaaaagaactcactttaaAATCTTAGGATGGGCAGAGAAATGATAAGTCTAGAGTGGACAGGTGAGAGGAGGCTTATTATCACAATAACCCTCTACCAGATTGGGTAGTGTTTCTGGATAAAAACCAAATCTATATATTAAATTTCTGAAACAACAAACAAGTGAAATTGGAACTATGATCTTGCTAATAGCTGTAACTTTCAGGTTTAAAAAAGTAGAATGGAAGTAATTTAACTCTTGTTTTAGAGACACTGTAGCCAGCAAATCAAGATAACATTTAAATGAAAGGAATACACTAAGCATAAGGTACTTTTCCCCCCTCCGAAATGTTGATACAAATGCTGATATTGGCATTTGAACCAGGCCATCCCAAATGGAGAGGTGGCTCTACATATAGACAAAAGACCCATTTTGATGAGTCATACAGCCAGCGGCTTAAGAAGGCATTGCACACAATCCAGTCAACTTTAGCAGTTACAAGATAATTGCCTTTTTCCCCTCCCTCTTTGAGAAGGATGGTCGGACTGCCATCTTTTTGAGTCAAATTTGGAAGCTCTTGCACAACCAAGCACTGAGAGGTGCCGAGCAACAGGATGAAGCCCCGTTGACTATTAGCAAGAATTCTTAGTTTGCTGGATTACAGAAATGGATCAGCAAGTCTTTTGACAATGTATATCATCTTCAGAAAAGATGCAAGTGTTAATTCCAAATTCAGTATCAGTGAACACTTTAAGTATGTTACTATGAGAATGCTCATATCAGTCCCTCAAAAAACTGAATGCACATATCAGGAAGTGAAGAAACAGATTGATGTGGTCTAGCTTAATTTCTTTATACATATTCGCATTTTGTGAATTTGGCATTTGTAAATAAGGCATTTCAGGCATAAGATATGAGCATTTAGGGAGAGTTAACCGTACTGTTCACACACAAAAACAGATAAGCTGGTTCTGGAGTGAAAGTTGATAAGCATTTGATATTTTGATAAGTCATCAAAAAGGGCTTTATTAGCAGCATAACCCATAAAAACTTTGACCTCTCAAGGTATACCACAATAAAACTACACGTGAAGAAAAATTGCACAAGGTGAATAAACAtgcacagaaaaatagaaagacaaAAATGACATACATGAACCCATTATTTGCAACAAGTTTACCTTGTCCTCTTCATTTATACTGCTCACAATCTGCTTTGTTGATGCAAGGAACGAAAATCTATCATCAAGCAAATTCATCCCTCTATCAAACGCATTCAAGTGCTGGTTTCAATAAACAAAGATTACATATGCTTAGTTAAGACAGATTGTTCAGATGTAGAGGAAAACTCAAATTAAAAAAGACGGATGATGCATGAGTTAATAGATAGATTGTTAAGGTCTGATATGCATTGTTGACCCCTTCCCTAACAGCTTAAGCTTATCGGATCTAGTGCTTAGTTAGTATGGCAGCAGAGCAAAAGATCACTGGTTCAAATCCTCATTCAAGCCAATTTTTTTCACACCAGCCATTTATTATCTTGAGCCTTTTCTCTTCTTGACTCATTACCAAGTTGGTTTTGACTCATTCATGCCTTTGCATGTGTGGTCCCGAGCACATGTGAGGGGAAGGCACTAAGGTCTGGTATACATTGTTGACCCCTTTCCTGACAACTTAAACTTCTGGGGTCTAGTGGTTAGTTAGCATAGAACAGGGAAAAACATATGCCACAAAAAAGGTTGCAACAAGTACATTCCAATGGTATACAATATGGATGAAGAGGCAACTAAAAATTCTTGAAATACATATATTCAGTGAAAGAAAATATGTATTATATTCGGTATGAACATGACTTGTGGATTGCAACTTTAAAAAGGTTTGTGCATGTGAATCAAAGCTTGAAGGTATTAATGGAATTAAGTTAACTGATAGGGTATTGGAGATAAAGACAACatttttttgagagaaaggTATTAATGGAATTAACTGATAGGTTTGGAGATACGAAGACAACAAACCTGTTTTTTGtttgagagagaaagggagggagggagacccCTTACACTATCATGGAATAATGACCTTATGTAACATTCTAAGAATAAATTTATGAGGAAAATCACAAACCTTGTATCTTAGGTGATCAGTGTCAACAAGGTTCCATTGGCGTCTGCACTTATCGTAACTCCAACCATTGCCTTCTCTTGGAAAGTCAATCCATTCTGGATGACCGAACTGTAACGATTATATGCAATGGTGGTTAACATATTGGCATATAATTAGGGAAGAAGAAATGATCATGAGTAAACAGCTAGAACTGACATTGTcggatataaaaaaaaaacttttttatgggaaagaaaaatttcataCTTTAATTCACAAGTGCTGTAGTTACAAAGCAACCAAAATGGAGAAAGTTAATACTCTAGCGAGTCCATCACATTCTCATGCATCGATTTAGAATGATGAATGTCTCATCGATGAAATATAACTAAATTATGTTACAAGAGAATGAGAGAAAAACATGATCTAAATTCTGCCAgtcaaattttaagaaaaattcaagcATGGTGCATGGGCCACTAGTGAAAATTATATGTAGCAAAAAATTAACATTAACATAATTTTCTAGTTTCCCTTTTATGCAAAGATGGCCAAACCATCCTAAACCACCTCATTCAGGGAGTATTGTCCTGAATCAGCTGGTTATCGAGATGGAACAAGCTTCCGATTTGATTTGGGTTTGGGCTTTTATACAACCCTCTCGCTCATCTCgatggcctctctctctctcgctaggGCTAGGGTTTCGTCACTACTGCCTCCACCAACGGCtacaatgatgatgatgacggaCCAGTACGCATCCCTCTCTTTCAATCCCTCGCCCTCTTCATTCTCtccggtctctctctctctctcttgtgctTGCCACCCTCTCTCGCCCTCTCCGTTCGAGGCAGCCCgctgctctctctctttctccccttGCTCATCTTTCTTGCTAGGTATAGGGCTTCATCACTGCTGCCGCCAACGACGACAACAACAAACCAATACATATGGCACTCTCTCTCAGTCTCTTTCTCTCACCCTCCCTCTTTGTTctctccattctctctcttgcttctctcctctctcctgcCCTCTTTGTTCAAGGAAGCGTCcgctctttctctctcacttgcctctctctcctttctctccccccttccctctccttctccctcactcccctctccctctccctctccctctccctcggtTCTGGTACAACTTGGGTCGTACCATACCGAACTGGTCACCGGCTGGCACAATGCTCGGTACCAGTTGGGCAAACCTTGCTTTTATATGTCTTTATTGAATACTAGCATTAATTCAAGTTTGTTCAAATCCACTTTGTTCAACATTACTATGACTTTTAGGCATTTATGTGCTCGCAGCTTATTTATCACTTTCTTTTAATCATGAGAGAAACAGGCTTACTAACCACTTGTATGTAATCAGTAAAGAAACAGCAGAAGGTAGTAGAGAATGGTTGCTGATTTAATTTCGACAAGCTTGATTTTGGTTTTCCCTTTTGACCATCAATTGTAGGAAGACTCACCTTATATTTATATACCTGCGCTTCAAAGACCTAGATTTATAAAACTAAATATCTCCTATTATTGTTTCAGATATGCAAAAGCGCTAAGTGGTTGCATCAATAGTCTTGCACCATGTAAGCAAGGTTAGTATGAGATATAGGGAGAAGACAACCCCAAGAATCATTTGTCTATCAGAAGAAAACAAGGCCCAGTATCTTAAATAGGACGTGCACTTTACTGAGTAGTAAAAATTGATCGCGATAGCAGCTACTGTACTATAAATGACCTTGCCAAGAACTCAAAGAACTTCATGCTAGCTTATATTTCGTTAGTATCATTAGGTTAACTCTGCCAGTTTTGATCCACAACACAGGCACATCAGgaagactctctctctctctctctctctctctctctctctttcttcctcaccATACAAACATCTGCTcgacaaatgatattcaaatcTTAGTATTGTTTTACATTATAATCAGCAGaaaattaaacacagaaaagAACCATACCTCATTTCCCATGAAATTTAAGTAACCTTCACCTCCTAGTGTAATGGTTATGAAGTGAATCATCTGCAATAATTGCAACAAAAGACATACAGAAGAGAGATACTCTGTGATTACTAACACTGAAATTATAATAGCACATGAAGCCATAAAGCTACCAAAAAATGCTGTCACTTTAACATTACAAAGATAACCATTAAAATTTATGAAAGACCACCATCATAGACCTCTACTTTAAATGCTTAAGATAGAAGCCACAGGCATAAACCTTATGAAGTGCAATCCCTCTTTCAACTACAGGCGAAGAGGGTTGTAAATCAGACATTCCAGAGTACATTTCCTTATCCATCAATAAAAAGGCAATTGTCTTGTCTCCCACGATGGCCTGCCAAAATGGAAATAAAGTGTTTTTCTCAGAAACTTACTTGAATAGATAAAATGAAATCGGTCGAATTTCTAAGTCCAAAGATTTGCAGTTCAGCTATTTATTTGGTATTGTGTTTAAAAGATAGAGGATCTCCTTCCCCCGCAGAACTATTTTCAGGAGAATTGAATCTaagaatttaataaaataaagtcatagGATCATCTATTCCTTGACTTCGAAGAAAACAGCAACTGTTAACATGATGCAACAATGCCTCAAACTTTTAGACTCTTGACAACTGCTGCAATAAATATTAATATCATCACCAGTGTGCACCGTGCCAAAAGATTAGTGAATGATTAACATATGGACATTATTTCAGCTACCTGATCATGACTCTCTGCATATGCTATACACTTTTCACTGTATCTGCGGTTGGTCAAATTCCACAAAATTTCTTGCATTGACCATTCCGTATCTTTTTTGTTCTTCAAGTAGTCGATCCACTTGTCAGGAATTGCCATGGCCAACCGATAGTCAAAACCCACTCCACCTTCATAAACTGGCCGACATAGAGCTGGTGTACCTGAAACATCTTCAGCAACTACAGTTGCATCTGGCAAGAGTTTGTGAACCAAGTGATTTGCCAGCATCATATAAACAACAGCGTCCACATCAGTTGCCTCACTAAAATACTCACTATAATTTCCAGTGAATACCATGTTGATaccatgatgatgatacagCATTGAAGTGACCCCATCAAATCGAAAACCATCAAACTGGAATTCTTCCAACCACCATCTGAGGTTAGATAAAAGGAACCTCAAGACTTCCCAATTAGCATAGTTGAATAGTCGGCTGTCCCACAGCTTATGGTAACCGCGTTCCCCCGTATGGAAGTAAGACTCTTGAGTCCTCTGTCCAACATCAAACCCATTAAGACCATCAGTAACATTGTTGCTTGCATGGCTATGGACAACATCCATCAGAACACGCAGACCTAAACTGTGCGCTTTGTCAATCAGATACTTGAGGTCCTCAGGTGTTCCTGATCTATTGCTAACAGCAAAAAAATTTGTGACATGATAGCCAAAAGATGCATAGTAGGAATGTTCCATAATAGCCATCAACTGAACAGTATTGTAGTT
Proteins encoded in this window:
- the LOC103701163 gene encoding 1,4-alpha-glucan-branching enzyme, chloroplastic/amyloplastic-like; this encodes MSSSSPPLSLARASLNSGRSFRKASSNQDLGQPHSFFLAIGSKRSHWQYPFSCPHRLSINQKPEHDFALSTILKDNSAMTAIEEDAAHLGIINVDPSLEQFKDHFTYRSKRYIEQKSLIEKYEGSLEEFAQGYLKFGFNREQDGIVYREWAPAAQEAQLIGDFNGWDGSNHKMERNEFGVWTIKISDTDGKPSIPHNSRVKFRFKHGNGIWVDRIPAWIRYATVDSNGFAAPYDGVHWDPPPSERHVFKYPRPPKPASPRIYEAHVGMSGSEPRVSTYREFADNVLPRIQANNYNTVQLMAIMEHSYYASFGYHVTNFFAVSNRSGTPEDLKYLIDKAHSLGLRVLMDVVHSHASNNVTDGLNGFDVGQRTQESYFHTGERGYHKLWDSRLFNYANWEVLRFLLSNLRWWLEEFQFDGFRFDGVTSMLYHHHGINMVFTGNYSEYFSEATDVDAVVYMMLANHLVHKLLPDATVVAEDVSGTPALCRPVYEGGVGFDYRLAMAIPDKWIDYLKNKKDTEWSMQEILWNLTNRRYSEKCIAYAESHDQAIVGDKTIAFLLMDKEMYSGMSDLQPSSPVVERGIALHKMIHFITITLGGEGYLNFMGNEFGHPEWIDFPREGNGWSYDKCRRQWNLVDTDHLRYKHLNAFDRGMNLLDDRFSFLASTKQIVSSINEEDKVIVFERGDLVFVFNFHPENTYDGYKVGCDLPGKYRVALDSDASEFGGRGRVGHDVDHFTTPEGIPGVPETNFNNRPNSFKVLSPAHTCVAYYKVEENSEGFDEEMTDTEEAVARDKEPERETSYQTAAKVLVPMRVGDEDEIEDMGDAEADG